GAGGACGTCCGGAATGTCGTACCCCTCCTGGTACCAGTTCCCGTCGGTGACGTACTCCTCGGCGGCGTTCTCGTCGCCGACCGGCGAGAGCACCCCCACGGGGATGTCGGGGTAGTTCGACCGCCCGACGAAGATCGAGGGAGCCGTCGAGCCCACGAGCGAGTCGCCGGACAGCGCCCGCTCGAAGTTCTGTTCGAACTCCTCTAAATGGTCCGTGATCTCGTAGGACTTCTCCTTGGCGAGTCGGCGGCGCTGGGCCTCCTCGTCGGGCTCTAACTCCTCGATGTAGTCGTCGAGGCGCATTCACTCGCCGTAGGGGCGGAGCCCGTTTGAATGTTGCAGTTCGGGGCAGAATGTCAGAGGCAGAGGTCCGGCCTGGCTTGGCACCCACCGAACCTCATCATCTTCTTTCGAGTGGACGGTAAAGTATCTAGCAGCGGATTTTCTGACTGCGAAAACACCCGGTCCCGCGACGTCGACTTCGTCCGCACCCATCCGTCTCGGCGGCGTCCGCTCTCGGGTCGGCGCCGACCGCGAGAGCCCTCGAAAGACAACCGTTAAAAACGCCGGGCGGGAAAGAAGGGGTATGAGTACGACCGACGAAAGCCAGAGGCGCTCGTGCGTCTCCTGTGGGCTCAACATCGCCGGCACCAACGCCGCCGCGTTCAAGTGTCCCGACTGTGACACCCAGATCTACCGCTGCGCCAAGTGCCGCAAGCAGAGCAACCTCTACGAGTGTCCCGACTGCGGGTTCACCGGTCCGTAATACAGCCATGGGAAAGGTAGCTGCGAAAATCAAGGTCATGCCGAACAGCCCCGAAATCGACCTGGACGCCCTTCAGGAGCGCCTCGAGAGCACCCTCCCCGAGGGCGCCAAGATCAACGGTGTCGAGCGCGAGGAGGTCGCGTTCGGTCTCGTCGCGCTCTACCCGACCGTGATCGTCCCCGACGGCGCGGGCGGCACGGAAGCCGTCGAGGACGGCTTCTCGGACGTCGAGGGCGTCGAGAGCGTCGGCGTCGAGAACGTCGGCCGTATCTAACTCGCTGAATCGGCACTCGATCGAGTTCGGTTTCTCGGAGCGGATGTCCTCGAGCCGCTGGGCCGTCGGTTCGACGGTCCACGTTCGGCGGGGACACAATTCTTACCACACCGTCCGTGAAACGTGACAGGCGTGAGTGCGCTGTCGGACCCCACTAGACGGCGGTGGCTCGCGTGGGCCGCGCTGGCGACCGTCTTCCTGCTCGTCAATCTCCACCGGTTGTCGACGGCCGTCCTGTCGGACCGGCTGACCGACGCGTTCGGCACGACGGCGGCCCAGCTCGGGACGCTCCACGCCTCGTTTTTCCTCATCTACGCGGTCGTCCAGATTCCGACCGGCGTGATCGCCGACCGGTTCGGACCCCGGTACGTCGGCTCGGTCGGCGGCCTCGTCCTGAGCCTCGGCGCCGTCGGCTTCGCGATCAGCGGGAGCTATCTCGCGGCCTTCGCCTCGCGGGCGCTGATCGGCCTGGGCAGCGGCGTCATCTTCGTTTCGATCCTCCGATTTTGCGCCAACTGGTACCGCGCCGACGAGTTCGCGACGATGACCGGGTTGACCGGAAGCGTCGCCGGGCTCGGCGCGATCCTCGCGACGACGCCGTTGGCGGTCGCCGTCGACGCCCTGGGCTGGCGAGCCACGCTAGCCGGTCTGGCCGCCGTCGGCTTCGTCGCCGCCGGGGCCGTCTTCGTCGTCGCGCGCCAGTCGCCGGCCGCGGCGGGCCTCGAGCCAATCGCGGGCGTCCCGGAGCAGCCGTCGGTCACGCTCGCCGAGACCGCCGGCCACCTGCGGACGCTCGCTCGCGACCCCGACCAGTGGCTGCTGTCGGTCGTCTTCTTCGCCGGCAACGGTGCGATACTGACGCTGATCGGACTGTGGGGCGTTCCCTACCTCGCGATCGTCTACGGCCTCGACGTGACGACCGCGTCCTCGTTTACCCTCCTCGGATCGATCGGCCTGCTGGTCGGTCCGCCGGCGATCGGCTGGATCTCCGACCGACTCGAGCGGCGCGTGCTGCCGATGACCGCGGGAGTCGGCCTGTTGACGATCGCGTTCAGCGTGATCCCCGTCTTCGGGCGCCCCCCGCTGGCGATCATCGCCGTCTCGTATCTGGCCTGCGGCGTCCTCTTCGGCGCCGCGATGCTGTCGCTGTCGACCGTCAAGGACCGGTATCCGCCCGCGGCCAGCGGCGTCGCGACGGCAACCGTCAACACGGCGGGATTCGTCGGCGCGACGGTTCTCCCGACGCTCATGGGGCTGGTGTTGGACGCCTACCGGACCGGCGAGACCGTCGGCGGCACCGTCGCCTACACCCGGTACGGGTACCGCCTCGCCTTCGGAATCCTCGCGGGAACGGTCGCCGTCGCCTTCTGCTGTTCGTGCTGGCTCCTCGTCCGCGACCGCGACGCCTCCTCGTCGCCGTCGGCGCGCGAGGGCTCGGGCGCACGATAGAGCGACGCGAGAAAAGAACGAGCCGTCGGCCGAGAGACCGGCCGGTTCGGTGGCGGTGCGCGGGCTAACCGACGGGACGACGAGTGGGACGTCTCGTTACTGGCCGGGGCCCGGACCCGGACCTGGGCCGGGACCGGGGCCGGCGTCGGGACCGGGCTGATCGTCCGGGTCGGCGCCGAGGCCGGCCTGGGAGACGATCCGCGCGCCCGTCTCGGAGAGGTCGACCGTGACGTCGCCGGGAACCGCCTTGCTGATCTCGTCGACGTTGCCCGCGAGCACCGTCAGGATGTCGTCGGGGTTCGCGTACAGCAGCATGGTGCCGTCCTGGCCCTCCGCGACGAGTTGCGTGTCGTTGAGGACGACCTGGTCGTTCTGGATCGTCGCCGCGACGACCGGCAGCGCCTCGGGTTTCCCCTTCTCGTCGTCGCGGACCCGCCGGATGTGGACGTCCTCGAGGTCGATGACGTCCTTGTACTCCCGGATCACTTCGGCGCAGGCGACCATGTCCTGCAGCAGTTCGGCCTTCTGTTTCCCCCCGTGGCCGTCGTCGCGGTTGAGACAGTGCTGACAGACGCGAAGTTCGAGTCGCATTGGTTGCCCTTATCGCTGGAGCCCGATGAGAATTCCGTTTCGGGACCCGGAAGCTGAGTCCGCCCGGTCCGCTCGAGTCGTCCCAACGAGGACCGCCACGTCACGGCGGAAGCTGCGGGCGGCCGTCAGTCGCCGGTCGGTTCCAGCGAGACGAACTCGAGGCCGTGGTCCCCGAGCAACCGATCGGCTCGGTCGGTCACGGACGGGGCGACCAGAACGCCGCGGACGTCGGCGTCGGCGTGGAGATCGCGCTCGAGGGCGTCGACGTACCGGCGGAGCTGGCCGACCGCGTCCGGCCCGACGCGGCGGCGCTTGAGTTCGACGACGACCGTCCGGCCCGCCGAATCCTCGCCGTAGATGTCGACCGCGCCGGCCGGCGTCGCGCGCTCGGTCGCCAGCGGCGTGAACCCGGCCTCGAGCAGGTCGGGCTCCTCGAGAATGCGCTGGCGGAGGTCCTCCTCGGTCCCGGAGAGGGCGAGGTCGTTCTCGTCGGTTCCCGAAAAGGCCGAGACCTGCAGGACCCGCTGGAACCGAACCAGGAGTCGCTCGTCGGGGTTCGACCGGAGGCTCTCGAGGACGAGCGCGTCGGCGTCGTCGCGATCGACCGCCTCGTCGCCGGCCTCGGTCCCGATCTCGGCCTCGCCCGACCCGTCGGCGTCCGCGCGTTCGCAGTAGACGTCGTGCTCGCAGCCCGGGGGCTGCCAGTTGACCGGCTGCTGGCCCTCGTCGGTGTGGACCAGCGCCGCGCCGTCCGGTTTGAGCATGACGTGGCGGTCGCCCGTCTCGAGCGTACTCGAAGCGCGGCCCTCGTAGTCGACGGTACAGCGGCCGAAGACGGTGACGAGCGCCTCGCGCTCGATGCCGTCGGCGACGGCCTCGCAGGCGGCCGACAGCGACGGCTGCTCGAGGGTCACTGCTCGGGGCGACCGCGCGCTCGATGGCTCTGACGTCACTGGAACGGCATAGCCGTCGGGCGAATAAAAGGAGCCCGGACCGCGTACGGGGTGCTCGCGTCGGTCCGCGACGATCGCGGTCGATCGATGTTGCGACCGGTCGCTGCCGTCCGAAGCCCGGCCTCACCGACGAGAGTTCGTTTCGATGTCAAAAACGCTTATCTCCGCCCGTCGATGGTCTCGAATTGAATGACAGACGGCCATCCCCGTCGCGCGTTTCTCGGAATCGCCGGCACCGGCGTCGCCGCATCGCTCGCCGGTTGTTCACAACTCGAATCGTTGACACAATCCGACGACGACTCGAGCGATGCGGTCACGGTCGCGGTGTCGCCGGACCGGGAGGACCTCGAGCGGCTCAACGAGGAGATCCGGACGGCCGTTCAGAGCGGCAATATGACCCAGCAGGAGGCCCAGCAGCGAGCGCTGGAGGAACAGCGGAACCTGACCGAGGAGGCGGCGACCGAGTTCGAGGACTCGGCCGCCGACAGCGAGATCACGGTCGAAGAGTCCAAACCCGAGTACGGGCTCCTCCGGGTCACCGGCTCCGACGAGGCGATCATGAGCGCGCTTCGGGAGGGCGAGATCAGCGGCATCTATCCCGGCGACCAGTACGACGCGTTCGTCCAGCAACAGCAGCAACAGGCCCAACAACGGGAGATGCTCCGTCGACAGCAGGAAGAGCAACGGGACGGCGGCGCCGAAAACGAGTCCGACGCTGGCAACGAAACGGACGCCGGAAACGAAACCGACGCGTCCGACGGCGGAGATCAGACCGCCGAAAACGGGTCGGACGCCGACGACGAGACAACCGAGTAACTCGAGACCCCTTCTAACGGCGGCCGGTCACCGCTCGACGCCGAACGGACTCGAGCGCTCGGTCCAGTTCCAGCCCGGCAGTCGCTCCTGGAACCCGGCCGCCAGCGCCGCCTCGCAGTCGTCGACGCCCGCGTTCTCGTCGGCCTCGCCGTGGACCCGCAGGTCGGCATAGTGGAACGTCGCCTCGCCGAGGGTCCGCAGCGGCTGGCGGCCGGCGACGGTCGCG
This portion of the Haloterrigena gelatinilytica genome encodes:
- a CDS encoding HVO_2753 family zinc finger protein yields the protein MSTTDESQRRSCVSCGLNIAGTNAAAFKCPDCDTQIYRCAKCRKQSNLYECPDCGFTGP
- a CDS encoding elongation factor 1-beta; translated protein: MGKVAAKIKVMPNSPEIDLDALQERLESTLPEGAKINGVEREEVAFGLVALYPTVIVPDGAGGTEAVEDGFSDVEGVESVGVENVGRI
- a CDS encoding MFS transporter — encoded protein: MSALSDPTRRRWLAWAALATVFLLVNLHRLSTAVLSDRLTDAFGTTAAQLGTLHASFFLIYAVVQIPTGVIADRFGPRYVGSVGGLVLSLGAVGFAISGSYLAAFASRALIGLGSGVIFVSILRFCANWYRADEFATMTGLTGSVAGLGAILATTPLAVAVDALGWRATLAGLAAVGFVAAGAVFVVARQSPAAAGLEPIAGVPEQPSVTLAETAGHLRTLARDPDQWLLSVVFFAGNGAILTLIGLWGVPYLAIVYGLDVTTASSFTLLGSIGLLVGPPAIGWISDRLERRVLPMTAGVGLLTIAFSVIPVFGRPPLAIIAVSYLACGVLFGAAMLSLSTVKDRYPPAASGVATATVNTAGFVGATVLPTLMGLVLDAYRTGETVGGTVAYTRYGYRLAFGILAGTVAVAFCCSCWLLVRDRDASSSPSAREGSGAR
- the nucS gene encoding endonuclease NucS, which codes for MTLEQPSLSAACEAVADGIEREALVTVFGRCTVDYEGRASSTLETGDRHVMLKPDGAALVHTDEGQQPVNWQPPGCEHDVYCERADADGSGEAEIGTEAGDEAVDRDDADALVLESLRSNPDERLLVRFQRVLQVSAFSGTDENDLALSGTEEDLRQRILEEPDLLEAGFTPLATERATPAGAVDIYGEDSAGRTVVVELKRRRVGPDAVGQLRRYVDALERDLHADADVRGVLVAPSVTDRADRLLGDHGLEFVSLEPTGD